TCTTATAATACAGCACGTCTATGGCGCTTCCGTTGTCTATATACACCTTCCTCACCTTGAAGTTACAGGTGATGACTTCTATCACAATGGCTTCATGGTTATTAGAGGCCAAAGGGACTGCGTCTTCAGGCCCATAGATTATTTCCTCATACATCTTCAAACGCTTGGCCGAGCTCTCCCCCGTGGGAGGGGGACGGTTATGCCGCCGAGCTGCATGACTATCTCCACCCGCAGGTCCTCCGGCGATGGTGTTAATCACCCCCGCCAGGTTCTGTATTTCCTGCTCGGGAGTTCGGCCACGGGGCCCCTGAGGCCGGTCCCGCAGGTAGCTCGGGCGTTCCGACCTGGGCCTTCCCCGTTGCTGGTCAGCTCGTTCCTCTCGTACAAACTGCCCCAGATGACCTCGTTTGATGAGCTTTTCAATGTCTTTCTTGAGGTGACGACAGTCCTCCGTATCGTGCCCCACATCCCGATGATAAGCGCAATACAGACCTTGATCCCGTCTACTTTTGTCCCCAACCAAAGGTCGAGGAGGTCGGGATAGCCCCTCCTGCTCCATTACTGCGAGCACTCGAGCTCTGGGTGCCGTGAGGCCAGTCCAGGACTTGTCCCCTCCCATCGGGCGACTCCTGGGGAGGCGGTCATAAGCACCCCTCCTTCCCTGGTCAGGCCGTGCCCTCACTTGGTCGGCGCCCTTCCTGCGCTTGTCATCCCTCAATTTTTCTTGTGCACTCTTAAGGCGATTGGCTTCCTCCGCGTTGGCCTTCTCATGGGCTCGATCTAACATCTCCCGAACTGTCTTGGGAGGTCTCTCCACCAGCTCGGTGTACAGCTTTTGCTTGCGCAGCCCGTTGATGAAGGCGGCCATGACCACCTTGTCGTCGCGATCTCGAACCTGAAGGGACTCATTATTGAAGCGCACCATGTACTCGCGCAAGGACTCCTCGGCCTTCTGTTGGATAGTCATGAGGTGCGCGGTGCTTTTAGAATAAGCTCGTGAAGAAACGAACTGTGCCGAGAACTGCCGTGCGAGCTGAGTGAAAGAACTGATCGATCTAGGGGGAAGCCCCTGGAACCACTGCCGAGCCCTTCCTTCTAGGAACATTGGGAAGGTCTTGCACCTGACCGCATCCGCGGCCGTTTGTAAACGCATCTGTGTCATGAACACAAACAGGTGGTCTTCCGGATCCGTAGTTGCGTCGTAAGGCTTCATGTTCGGAATTTTGAATTTCGCGGGCAGTTGAAACTCCTCGATATCGAGCACAAAGGGGGAAGCAATGTACCTGTCCGCTTCTGGGTCCAGAAGTAGGTCCAATTCGTCCCGCACCTGCTGTCTCTCTCTCCGGGGGGAGAGGTCTTCCCTGGGGAGCCTCCGGACGGGCTCCGGGTGTTCAGTCCGGGAGTTCTTGTGAGAAGGCTCCATGACCTCGACTTGCTCACGCGTGACTTCCCGGTGTGCTCGCTTGGCCCCAGTTTTGGTGGGACTCCCAGTTCGGGATTCTGACGGATCTGCTCCCTGAACCTTGGGCTCCTTGTCCTGATGACCTCCCGACTGCTCTTTGAGATAGTTCATGATTGCCTCGAAGGTGGGCAGGTTTTCGGCCACTGTCTGAACCAGTTGTTCAGGCGGGATTCGTGAGGGCCCTGCCCCTCCTTCTCCGGGTGTTGGACCCCGAGAGGGGTTTTGGGAGCCACCACGCTCGGTCCCCTTGGACCCGCCAGCGTTCCTCTGCGACCTAGTCTTCGGCATGACTCGCAATGAAGTGTAACGTgtttcccacagacggcgccaattgatgcGACTGCCAAAAACCGTGTCCGAGCTGATGGGGCCGACCTGATTGGAACAAATCGAGCTGGGATCGTGCTAGGTGACCTGAGAAGAAAGAACGGAGGTGGGACTGATGTCCCCTGGGAtaactccgacggtcaagttagtttggCCGTAGAAGGATATAGTAATAGTAGAGAATACTTGTGAGCGTACCTTGCGTAGTCTTGATAGCGGAGTATATATAGGACCGTTCGAGTTGTAGTTTCCTTATGGGAGTCAAAGTTCCCTTAGGGTTCGGAGTCTTCCTAGGGTTTCCCGCGGCGGCCCCTAAATGTTCGGAGACGGCGGCCCATCAAGCCCATCATAGGAGACCCCCGACATGCCGAGCTGGCTTTCTTAGGCCGAGCTGGCCCATGCCAGCCTCGAGGTACCTACTGCCGACCTGCCGCGTGTGGTCTACCGACCTGACACATGTCATGCGTGGATTTGCCCCACTACACCGAACAATACTCACAGTCATCGTCATCAAGTATCGGCAGAAActtaagaaaaaaagaacatCGTGCGTAAAAGGTTCAGATCTCTATGAAAATTATGTCAAACCCAGATTGAGAAAAGCCCATGATTACCTGAGGGTGCTTAGACTGCTGAGTGAACAAAAGGGACCCCGAGAGATCGAACGTTTCTGAAAACCAAATCCACGAACTGAATTGCAGAGGCTTCCAGCGCTGATGCTGCTAGTCGAAGATCCCTCCTTTCTTTTTCTGGTTTCTAGCCGAAGCCCCACTTCCCAACCTAGCCCGCAGCTACTTTCTTCAGCTTGGAAGCTCTCCCTTTCTCTACCCGGAGCCCAACTTTCTCAATCCCTCctactttcttttgttttccataTTCTCCCTCGGCTCCCTTTTTCCAGTTTCTTGCTTTTTCCTTCACCGAAGGTTCCTCACTTTCTCCGCTACTCTTTACCCAGCCGCccacttttcctttctttttttcctttttcccctaGCTTCATGgctttctgtttttctttctttcgctCTTGATCTCAAACTCAGCCGCCACTGCCCTCTCTCTCCCATCAGCCGTTCCTTTCTCCTTCTTTATATCCCTCAAACCCTGATCTTTACGGCCCTTGATAAATCTCATTTCCCCACTTTTCTATGACCATCCGATCACTCTTCATTCCAGATGAGAGCCAGGTAGGATAAAATCAAGGCAATGCAAGGGTAATGGGAAAACtgcgaaaaaaaagaaatgggctAAACTGCATTtttacttctgcaatttttccgTGCATTTTTCTGCTTAACTTGTAACATGAAGAAAGGGCTAGGATCCTATGCTTCTCATGATTTGTGAGCTtgtttcccttttatttttatttttttttacaaattttatgctaaaagtcttacaataaaataaacatctaaaagggaaaaaacgaatacaaaataaaactaaaataaaataatagataataataatctaaaatgctatacaagtgctaaaagtctaaaaccaaaatcatgaaattaacaaataaaaatagataagaatttattactaaaacaaagagtaaaaaaatagaacaaaaattattcaaaaatttggtgtctacaattttGAAA
The genomic region above belongs to Coffea eugenioides isolate CCC68of unplaced genomic scaffold, Ceug_1.0 ScVebR1_2987;HRSCAF=4117, whole genome shotgun sequence and contains:
- the LOC113757336 gene encoding uncharacterized protein LOC113757336, with protein sequence MPKTRSQRNAGGSKGTERGGSQNPSRGPTPGEGGAGPSRIPPEQLVQTVAENLPTFEAIMNYLKEQSGGHQDKEPKVQGADPSESRTGSPTKTGAKRAHREVTREQVEVMEPSHKNSRTEHPEPVRRLPREDLSPRRERQQVRDELDLLLDPEADRYIASPFVLDIEEFQLPAKFKIPNMKPYDATTDPEDHLFVFMTQMRLQTAADAVRCKTFPMFLEGRARQWFQGLPPRSISSFTQLARQFSAQFVSSRAYSKSTAHLMTIQQKAEESLREYMVRFNNESLQVRDRDDKVVMAAFINGLRKQKLYTELVERPPKTVREMLDRAHEKANAEEANRLKSAQEKLRDDKRRKGADQVRARPDQGRRGAYDRLPRSRPMGGDKSWTGLTAPRARVLAVMEQEGLSRPPRPLVGDKSRRDQGLYCAYHRDVGHDTEDCRHLKKDIEKLIKRGHLGQFVREERADQQRGRPRSERPSYLRDRPQGPRGRTPEQEIQNLAGVINTIAGGPAGGDSHAARRHNRPPPTGESSAKRLKMYEEIIYGPEDAVPLASNNHEAIVIEVITCNFKVRKVYIDNGSAIDVLYYKTFKELQLEDRQLVPVRTPLIGFAGPPVRPEGMITLQVTVGVSPKCRTIP